The Winogradskyella schleiferi genome contains the following window.
GTTAATTGCCGTTTCGGGAGGCATTGATAGTATTGTGCTTGCACATTTATGCCATTCATTAAAGTTGAATTTTTCACTCGCACATTGCAATTTTAATTTACGCGAAGAAGAAAGTAATAAAGACGAAGATTTTGTCCTAGAATTAGCTGAGAAATTAGATGTCGAAATCTTTATTCAAAATTTTGATACCGAAGTTTATGCTAAAGAACACAAGCGTTCCATCCAAATGGCTGCACGCGAATTGAGGTATGATTGGTTTAAGGAATTAGCAACGCAGTTAAAATTCGATTATATCTTAACAGCACATCACGCCGACGATAATCTAGAAACTTTTCTAATTAATTTTACAAGAGGGACAGGCTTAAATGGCTTAACGGGAATTCCGATGATAAATGGCAACATTGTTAGACCTCTTTTGCCATTCTCTAGAAATCAAATAGAAACTTTTGCAAAAAAAGAAAATATCATTTGGCGCGAAGATTCTAGTAATTCTTCCAGAAAATATTTGAGAAATAAATTGCGTCATGAAGTGGTTCCAATTTTAAAAGAAATCAATCCACAGTTATTAGATAATTTTCAAAACACTATCGATAATCTTAATGATACGGCAGAAATCGTCGAGAAAAGTCTAAATGATTTTAAGAAAAAAGCCATTGCAAAAATTGATGAGTACGGCATAAGTTATAAGGTTTCAGAATTTAAAAACGTCAAAAATTCAAAGGCTTATCTATATGAATGTTTTAAAAACTACGGATTTACAGAATGGAATGATGTTGTAAGTTTACTAGATGCACAATCGGGTAAGTTGGTAAAGTCAAACTCGCATCGTTTAATAAAACATCGTGAACATTTAATTTTAACCGATTTATGTGATTTTGAGCAAAGGGAAGAATCTTTTTTTATAGATGAAGTCATTAAGGAGTTTAAATCCCCTTTAGGAATTTTATTTTTTGATGAAGCCGATGCCATTAAAAAAACGTCAAACCATTCCATTTATGTCGATAGAGAAAAATTAAAATACCCTCTAGAATTGCGACTTTGGAAAGAAGGAGATGTATTTCAACCTCTAGGAATGAAAGGCAAAAAGAAAGTCAGTAAATACCTTAAAGATGAGAAATTGTCTTTGATTGAAAAAGAAAATACATGGTTGCTCATTTCTAATAATGAAGTTGTTTGGGTGGTTGGTAAACGTGCTGATGATAGATTTAAAGTAACACAAGATACCAAGGAAATTTTAAGAATTAAAATAGTACAGAAGTCTGAATAATTGACAAACTTAACCTCTCTGAGAAAAATAATGTGTACTCAGTAAATCTACCCGTAATTACAGGAAATAGAAATTTAGTATTGGTATAGAGTGAGAAGTAGTGATAATTAGTGAAATTCGAGTTAAAAAAATCCGTGTAAATCCGTGATCAAAAACAACAAATAATTTGAAACTTAAAGGAAACATCATAGACATCCCAAACCACAAAATCTTCAAAGGGGAGATTACCATAGAAAACGGTAAAATTAAATCCATTGAAGAAAAGAATTGCGAAGAAAACCATTACATCTTACCAGGTTTTGTTGATGCACACATTCATATTGAAAGTTCAATGTTAGTGCCTTCGGAGTTTGCAAAAATAGCCGTAAAGCACGGTACAGTTTCTACAGTTTCCGACCCTCACGAAATCGCCAATGTCCTTGGCGTAAATGGTGTTGAATTCATGATAGAAAACGGGAAACAAACCCCTTTCAAGTTCAATTTCGGAGCACCTTCTTGTGTGCCAGCCACGAGTTTTGAATCTGCAGGAGCCGTAATTGATTCCAATGCTATTAAAACCTTAATGGCAAATCCAGACATCAAGTATTTAGCTGAAATGATGAATTATCCAGGCGTTATTTATGATGATGTGGAAGTTCTTAAGAAACTAGAATGGGCAAAACATTACAATAAACCAATCGATGGGCATGCACCTGGACTTCGTGGAGACGATTTAACCAAATATATTTCTGCTGGCATTTCTACCGATCACGAATGTTTTACTTACGATGAAGGCTTAGAAAAACTTCAAAAAGGCATGAAAGTCATTATCAGAGAGGGTAGTGCCGCCAAAAATTTTGAAGCTTTAATCGGTTTGCTCGACGAACATTATCAAAATATGATGTTCTGTAGTGACGATAAACATCCGGATGATTTGTTGCTCGGTCATATTAATCAATTGTGCACAAGAGCTGTCGCCAAAGGAAAAGATGTTTTTAAAGTATTGCAAGCAGCTTGTGTAAACCCTGTTAAACATTACAATTTAGATGTCGGACTTTTAAATGTCGGAGATAATGCGGATTGTATAATTGTTGAAGATTTAAAAGACTTTAAAACACTTCAAACTTATATTAATGGCGAGTTGGTTTTTGATAATGGAATTTCAAAAATTAAACATGGGGAATTTGAAAAATTAAATAATTTCAAAACCGATAAAAAGGAAATTTCAGATTTAAGATTGGAGTCTCAGGCTGAAAAAATTCGAGTTATAGAATGCATGGATGGCGAATTGGTCACCAACGAACTCATAGAAAATGCAACTATCGAAGATGGTAATTTGGTTTCAAATACTAAAACCGATATTTTAAAAATGGCCGTTATTAATCGTTATGAAAATCAAAAACCAGGAATAGGTTTCATCAAAAACTTTGGATTAAAAGAAGGCGCGATTGCCAGCTCGGTTGGTCATGATTCGCATAATATTATTGCCGTTGGCGTTTCTGACGAAGCAATTTGTAAAGCGGTCAATCTCTTGATTGAAAATGCAGGCGGTATTTGCGCTATTAGTGATACAGAGGAAAAAGTGGTCGCCCTTCCAGTTGCAGGAATTATGAGCGACCAAAATGCAGAAACGATTGGAAAGCAGTATTCTAAATTGGATAAAATGGCAAAGCGATTAGGCAGTAAACTTCATGCACCATATATGAGTTTGTCGTTTATGGCATTATTGGTAATTCCTTCGTTAAAGCTTAGTGATAAAGGCTTATTTGATGGATCGAATTTTAAGTTTACGTCTTTAGAGGTGTAAAATGGAACGCAGATAGCGCAGATGACGCCGATTTTCGCAGATAAAAAAAGAAATCATATGTAATCTTAAAGGATCAGTGTCACCTGCGTTCCAATAAAAAAGCAAAAAAACATATTTAATCATAACAATATGTGTCGTCCGCGTTCCATTCTTCAATAAAAATCCATTTTTCGTATTAATTTCATATATTTGAGAAGAGTGTAGTTAGAAAGTGTCAGGTTTTTGACCATAATTTTAGCACATTCTTATTTTTTGTTCGAATATTAATAAAATTAATCCGAAGCTGGTAATGAATGTAAGCGAAACACTTTCCGAAGTAAAAAATTTTATAGACGGTAAATTTCAAAGAACTGGTCAAAAGTCAATGGATGTTTTCAGCCCATTAGATGGATCAAAAATTTCCTCAATTCCATTATCTACAACACAAGATGTCGATGCGGCAGTGCAAGCCGCAGAAAAAGCATTTCCTGAATGGTCTGGAATGACTTTTAAAGAGCGCGTACAGATATTTTTTAGGTATCGAAATTTATTAGAACAAAACATGGATGAGCTGACAAACTTAGTGCAGCTCGAAAATGGTAAAACCTACGGAGAAGCAAAAGCAGAAATTGAAAAAAGTATGGAACTCTGTGAGTTTGCAGTGTCAATGCCACAAATTGTGGTCAATGAAGTGCAAGAAGTAAGTAAAGGGGTGGAATGTAGAATTGAGCGAAAACCATTAGGTGTAGTGGCGTCGATTACCCCTTTCAATTTTCCAAATATGGTACCACATTGGACCTTGCCAAATGCACTAGTCTTAGGTAATACTATGGTTATGAAACCTTCAGAGCTTGTGCCGCTTAGTACTGTGCGTATGGCAGAGCTACTAAAAGAGGCTGGGCTTCCAGATGGTGTTTTCAATATTGTTAATGGCGGAAAAGAAGTGGTTGAAGCCATTTGTGATCATCCAAAAATTGAGGCGGTGTCTTTTGTGGGTTCAACCAAAGTGGCAAAGATTGTTTATAAAAGAGCCACCTCCAATCTAAAACGATGTGTTGCTTTAGGTGGCGCAAAAAATCACCTGTTAGTTTTACCTGATGCACACCTTGAAATGACCGCTTCCAATGTTGTGGCGTCAATGGTTGGTTGTGCTGGTCAGCGTTGCATGGCTGCTTCTGTTATGGTTGGTGTGGATAAGGTGCAGCATATTATTGATCGTATGGTTGAAGAAGCCAAAACGATTGTTCCTGGCGGTAATCTGGGTTCTGTAATTACGGCAGAAGCAAAAAAACGTATAGAGGGTTATATTGACGAAGCCGAAAAAAATGGCGCTAAAATTCTGCTTGATGGCAGAAATACCACAGTTCCAGGAAAAGAAGGTGGTTATTATGTCGGTCCAACAATCATAGATTATGTCACTACAGACATGTCTGTGGCTAGAGAAGAAATTTTTGGGCCGGTTATTTCTATTATTCGCGCGAAAGATTTGGATGAAGCTATTAAAATTGAAAACGGTTCTAATTACGGAAATGCGGCAGCCGTTTTTACGCAAAGTGGTGGACTGGCAAAACAAGTTATGGAACGGGCAAGTGCAGGAATGATTGGTGTTAATATTGGAGTGCCTGTGCCTCGTGAACCATTTTCTTTTGGTGGATGGAACGAATCTAAATTTGGAGTGGGAGACATTACAGGACGTAGTTCTATTGAGTTCTGGACTCAAAATAAAAAGACCACAACGAAGTGGAATCCTGAAGCACAGACGAATTGGATGAGCTAATCTATTTGTTTACATAATTAGCTTTAAAATATCACTAATCAATTATTTATGTTTAATGAATAATCAACAAATTATAAAAGATAACTTAGACTACACCTTATTCTCTTGGGCAAAACAAGGTGGTCTGAATCCTATAAACGCATCACACGCCAAAGGCTCTTATGTTTATGACAGAGATGGAAAAAAGTACCTGGATTTTTCATCTCAATTGATGAATGTAAATATCGGTCACGGCAACCAACGTATAACAGAAGCAGTTGCAAAACAAATGCAAGAAGTGAGTTATGTGTATCCAGGAATGGCTACTGATGTTCGAGGTAAACTTGGTAAAAAAATAGCCGAAATCACACCTGGTAATCTTACAAAAACATTCTTTACACTCGGCGGAGCAGAAGCCATAGAAAATGCCATAAAGTTAGCACGAATGTACACAGGTCGCCATAAAATCATTACCCATTATAGAGCATATCATGGCGGAACATATGGAGCGATGACTGCAGGTGGAGATCCAAGACGGTTTCCAGTAGATAGTCAAGCCATGCCTAATGTGGTTCATGTTGAAAACCCTTATGCGTATCGTTGTCCTTGGAATTCCAACTCGATTAAAGAATGCGGAGATCAAGCTTTGGCACATTTAGAGCGTGTCATTCAATTTGAAAATCCAGATAGTGTAGCTGCTATTTTGTTTGAAGGCGAATCAGGTTCCTCAGGATGTATAAAATATCCACCAATGTATTTAAAACACGTTAGGAAACTTTGCGATAAATACGGCATCATGATGATAGATGACGAAGTAATGAGTGGTTTTGGACGTACAGGAAAAATGTTTGGTATAGATAATCACGATGTTACACCAGATATTATGTGCTTGGCAAAAGGCTTGACTTCTGGTTATTTGCCGCTTGGAGGCGTTGTGGTTACTGATAAAATTGCGGATCATTTTAATGATAATCCTTTGGTTATTGGGTTGACGTATTCAGCACATCCAACCTTATGCGCAGCAGCATTGGAAAATATTAAAATTATTGAAGAAGAAAATCTAGTGGCACGTGCTGCAGAAATGGGAACCTATATTGAGGCTGAAGTTGAAAAACTAAAAGATAAACATCCATCCATTGGCGATTTCAGAAATACAGGATTATTAGGCTGTATTGAATTAGTAAAAAACAGGGAAACAAAAGAACCGACAACACCATGGAATGCGAAAGCTCATGACATGGAAGCCACAAATAGAATGGCAGCTAAAATAAGGGAACTGGGAATGTTCACATTCGTAAGATGGAATTGGATTTTTATTGCGCCACCACTAAATGTAACAAAAGAAGAAGTAGATGAAGGTTTAAAAATAATTTCAGAAGCGATTACAATAGCTGATGAATACTGCAATTAGCTGTCATTCCGACAGAGTGAGGGACGAACGACGAGGAATCTCATATTATAATTGAAATTAATAAGATTAAAGGCACATAAAACTAGTAACTAATTTGAGCAAAGACATCATAGAACTCAAAGAAGACGTTTCCAATTCTTCACTTTATAGCGAAGACTTAGCACCAGTACCATCAAGTCAGAGAACTTGGGGCAAATGGCATTTGGCAGCTATTTGGGTCGGAATGGCGGTTTGTATTCCAACCTATCTTTTAGCATCTTATATGATTAAAACAGGTTTGAACTGGTATGAGGCACTGATCATAATTGGTTTGGCTAATTTAATTATTACAATTCCAATGGTACTCAATGGGCATGCTGGAGTGAAATATGGCATTCCATTTCCTGTTATTGGTCGTGCAGCATTTGGAACAAAAGGTGTGCATTTAGCTTCGGTTACAAGAGGGATAATTGCATGTGGTTGGTTTGGTGTTCAAACGTGGATTGGAGGTTTAGCCATCTATGCCATTTTCAATGCCATTACGGGTTCAACAGGAGAACTTGGACTTTCGATTGGGAAGTTTGTGAGCTTCGGGATTTTCTGGTTCATCAATATGTATTTCATTTGGAAAGGCACGGAAAGCATCAAATGGCTAGAAACGTATTCAGCACCAATTCTTGTGATTATGGGAATAGTGCTCATTTATTGGAGTTATGCAAAAGCTGAAGGGTTTTCAATTGTGTTAGACCAAAGTGTTCAGCTTGAAAAGACGGCAGCAACAATTACGGAAGAGGATGATAAATTTTATCTCAATTTGAATGTTTTAAAAAGTAAAGAAGGGCAACTAAAAGCCTCAGAATATAATATTGTTTCCGATGAGAGTACCTCATGGCGTTCTTTTACATCTGAACCCATTCATATTGAAAATACTAAGAGTGTAGAAGTGCAATTCAAGAATAACGATATGGTATCGAGTATAGTAACTGCTAATGTCATAAATACTGATGGAAATTCCGGTAGTAAACTATGGCGTTATTTATTGTGGTTAACCGCTATGGTTGGTTTCTGGGCAACAATGTCCATTAGTATTGCGGATATTACAAGGTATGCCGCCACACAAAAAGATCAAATTGCAGGACAATTTATAGGTTTACCAGCAACGATGATGCTATATTCTTTCGTTGGAATTTTTGTAACCTGTGCGGCAATTATTAACTTTAAAGATATTTTAATTGCAGATGATGCGCCTTGGGATCCTGTATCGCTAATTGCAAAGTTCAAAAATCCAGTTGTGGTTATCGTCGCTCAGGTCTTTATGATTATTGCGACATTAAGTACCAATATTGCTGCGAATGTTATTGCACCTTCAAATGCGTTTTCAAACTTATGGCCTAAGAAAATCAGTTTTAAGAAAGGCGGTACAATTACAGGAATTATAGGGATTTTAATTATGCCTTGGTGGTTGCTGAATGAAATTTCAGGATTTTTAATTTTTGTAAGTGGTTTGTTAGGTCCGGTTCTCGGAATTTTAATCGCAGATTATTTCTTAGTCAGAAAAAAGAAGCTGGAATTGGCCGAACTTTATAAAGAGAAAGGCATTTATTCCTATAACAGAACCGGTTTTAATAAAGTGGCGATGATTGCCTTATTTGTTGGTGTTTTTACAGCCTTAATTGGATTTTGGATTCCTGTATTGAGTTTCTTGTATTCCTTATCTTGGTTTACAGGATTCTTTATGTCGTTCGTATTGTATTATTTATTGATGAAAAATAATGGAACGCGGAAAGCTCAGTAAAAAAACAAATAGAACGCAGATGACGCGGATGATGCAGATTTTCGCAGATAAAAAAAAGATAAGAGAACTAAAAAATCATAATTAATCATAAAGATCCGCGTCATCAGCGTTCTAATAAACATAGAGTAATGTCCATACTAATAAAAAACGGCCAAGTAGTCACAGCCTCAGAAAGCTATATCGCAGATATCTATACTGAAGGCGAAAAAATAGTCGCTATTGGAAAAGACTTAAATTATCAAGCAGATAAAATAATTGATGCTACAGATAAATTAGTATTTCCAGGAGGTATCGATCCACATGTGCATTTAGATATGCCATTTATGGGCACCTATTCTAGTGACGATTATGAAACAGGAACACGAGCAGCACTTCATGGAGGCACAACCATGGTTATTGATTTTATTCTGCAAACTCAAGGCGATACCCTTCACAATGCCTTAAAAACTTGGCAACAAAAATCACAAGGCAAAGCCATAGGAGATTATTCCTATCACATGGCTGTAACTGATTTTAATGATGATGTCGCCAAAGAAGTGGTTCAGATGATTGAAGACGAAGGGATTTCGTCTTATAAAACATTTATGGCTTACAAAGGCGCTTTGATGATCGATGACGGACAAATGGTTCAATTGATGAAAGTGGTAAAAAAGTATGGCGGTTTAGTAACTGTGCATGCCACTAACGGCGATATGATTGATTCCTTAATAGCAAAAAATAGGGCTTTAGGAAACACTACACCTTTGTATCATTACTTATCACAACCCGAAGTCACAGAGGCCGAAGCCTCAGCGCGTTTTGCTGATATGCTAAACTATACAGATTGTCCTGGTTATATCGTTCACATGACTTGTGAAGGCGCATTAAACGCGGTTAGAAAAGCAACACAACGGAATCAGAAAGTCTTCGTAGAAACGTGTACGCAGTATTTAGTCTTGGATGCTTCGCTTTATGAAAATAACTTTGAAGGTGCCAAATGGGTAATGAGTCCGCCATTACGAGAAAAGAAAGATCAAGTTGCCTTATGGTCTGGCATTAATCAAGGCTTAATTCAAGTGGTTGGTACGGATCACTGTCCGTTTATGTGGGAACAAAAAAAGATGGGAATAGATGATTTTTCAAAAATCCCGAATGGTCATCCTGCTATTGAGCATCGCATGGAGCTATTATTTTCTGAAGGTGTAAACAAGGGA
Protein-coding sequences here:
- the hydA gene encoding dihydropyrimidinase; its protein translation is MSILIKNGQVVTASESYIADIYTEGEKIVAIGKDLNYQADKIIDATDKLVFPGGIDPHVHLDMPFMGTYSSDDYETGTRAALHGGTTMVIDFILQTQGDTLHNALKTWQQKSQGKAIGDYSYHMAVTDFNDDVAKEVVQMIEDEGISSYKTFMAYKGALMIDDGQMVQLMKVVKKYGGLVTVHATNGDMIDSLIAKNRALGNTTPLYHYLSQPEVTEAEASARFADMLNYTDCPGYIVHMTCEGALNAVRKATQRNQKVFVETCTQYLVLDASLYENNFEGAKWVMSPPLREKKDQVALWSGINQGLIQVVGTDHCPFMWEQKKMGIDDFSKIPNGHPAIEHRMELLFSEGVNKGKISLTKYVEVSSTNAAKIFGMYPRKGTIAIGSDADIVIFDPNKQHTISVETHHMNCDYSGYEGMEVTGKTETVILRGKVAIENEECKLTAGHGQFIKRGTTSKTVI
- the ade gene encoding adenine deaminase, whose product is MKLKGNIIDIPNHKIFKGEITIENGKIKSIEEKNCEENHYILPGFVDAHIHIESSMLVPSEFAKIAVKHGTVSTVSDPHEIANVLGVNGVEFMIENGKQTPFKFNFGAPSCVPATSFESAGAVIDSNAIKTLMANPDIKYLAEMMNYPGVIYDDVEVLKKLEWAKHYNKPIDGHAPGLRGDDLTKYISAGISTDHECFTYDEGLEKLQKGMKVIIREGSAAKNFEALIGLLDEHYQNMMFCSDDKHPDDLLLGHINQLCTRAVAKGKDVFKVLQAACVNPVKHYNLDVGLLNVGDNADCIIVEDLKDFKTLQTYINGELVFDNGISKIKHGEFEKLNNFKTDKKEISDLRLESQAEKIRVIECMDGELVTNELIENATIEDGNLVSNTKTDILKMAVINRYENQKPGIGFIKNFGLKEGAIASSVGHDSHNIIAVGVSDEAICKAVNLLIENAGGICAISDTEEKVVALPVAGIMSDQNAETIGKQYSKLDKMAKRLGSKLHAPYMSLSFMALLVIPSLKLSDKGLFDGSNFKFTSLEV
- a CDS encoding aminotransferase class III-fold pyridoxal phosphate-dependent enzyme yields the protein MNNQQIIKDNLDYTLFSWAKQGGLNPINASHAKGSYVYDRDGKKYLDFSSQLMNVNIGHGNQRITEAVAKQMQEVSYVYPGMATDVRGKLGKKIAEITPGNLTKTFFTLGGAEAIENAIKLARMYTGRHKIITHYRAYHGGTYGAMTAGGDPRRFPVDSQAMPNVVHVENPYAYRCPWNSNSIKECGDQALAHLERVIQFENPDSVAAILFEGESGSSGCIKYPPMYLKHVRKLCDKYGIMMIDDEVMSGFGRTGKMFGIDNHDVTPDIMCLAKGLTSGYLPLGGVVVTDKIADHFNDNPLVIGLTYSAHPTLCAAALENIKIIEEENLVARAAEMGTYIEAEVEKLKDKHPSIGDFRNTGLLGCIELVKNRETKEPTTPWNAKAHDMEATNRMAAKIRELGMFTFVRWNWIFIAPPLNVTKEEVDEGLKIISEAITIADEYCN
- the tilS gene encoding tRNA lysidine(34) synthetase TilS, with amino-acid sequence MEEDFKDHINKKLSILKEGKLLIAVSGGIDSIVLAHLCHSLKLNFSLAHCNFNLREEESNKDEDFVLELAEKLDVEIFIQNFDTEVYAKEHKRSIQMAARELRYDWFKELATQLKFDYILTAHHADDNLETFLINFTRGTGLNGLTGIPMINGNIVRPLLPFSRNQIETFAKKENIIWREDSSNSSRKYLRNKLRHEVVPILKEINPQLLDNFQNTIDNLNDTAEIVEKSLNDFKKKAIAKIDEYGISYKVSEFKNVKNSKAYLYECFKNYGFTEWNDVVSLLDAQSGKLVKSNSHRLIKHREHLILTDLCDFEQREESFFIDEVIKEFKSPLGILFFDEADAIKKTSNHSIYVDREKLKYPLELRLWKEGDVFQPLGMKGKKKVSKYLKDEKLSLIEKENTWLLISNNEVVWVVGKRADDRFKVTQDTKEILRIKIVQKSE
- a CDS encoding CoA-acylating methylmalonate-semialdehyde dehydrogenase: MNVSETLSEVKNFIDGKFQRTGQKSMDVFSPLDGSKISSIPLSTTQDVDAAVQAAEKAFPEWSGMTFKERVQIFFRYRNLLEQNMDELTNLVQLENGKTYGEAKAEIEKSMELCEFAVSMPQIVVNEVQEVSKGVECRIERKPLGVVASITPFNFPNMVPHWTLPNALVLGNTMVMKPSELVPLSTVRMAELLKEAGLPDGVFNIVNGGKEVVEAICDHPKIEAVSFVGSTKVAKIVYKRATSNLKRCVALGGAKNHLLVLPDAHLEMTASNVVASMVGCAGQRCMAASVMVGVDKVQHIIDRMVEEAKTIVPGGNLGSVITAEAKKRIEGYIDEAEKNGAKILLDGRNTTVPGKEGGYYVGPTIIDYVTTDMSVAREEIFGPVISIIRAKDLDEAIKIENGSNYGNAAAVFTQSGGLAKQVMERASAGMIGVNIGVPVPREPFSFGGWNESKFGVGDITGRSSIEFWTQNKKTTTKWNPEAQTNWMS
- a CDS encoding NCS1 family nucleobase:cation symporter-1, coding for MSKDIIELKEDVSNSSLYSEDLAPVPSSQRTWGKWHLAAIWVGMAVCIPTYLLASYMIKTGLNWYEALIIIGLANLIITIPMVLNGHAGVKYGIPFPVIGRAAFGTKGVHLASVTRGIIACGWFGVQTWIGGLAIYAIFNAITGSTGELGLSIGKFVSFGIFWFINMYFIWKGTESIKWLETYSAPILVIMGIVLIYWSYAKAEGFSIVLDQSVQLEKTAATITEEDDKFYLNLNVLKSKEGQLKASEYNIVSDESTSWRSFTSEPIHIENTKSVEVQFKNNDMVSSIVTANVINTDGNSGSKLWRYLLWLTAMVGFWATMSISIADITRYAATQKDQIAGQFIGLPATMMLYSFVGIFVTCAAIINFKDILIADDAPWDPVSLIAKFKNPVVVIVAQVFMIIATLSTNIAANVIAPSNAFSNLWPKKISFKKGGTITGIIGILIMPWWLLNEISGFLIFVSGLLGPVLGILIADYFLVRKKKLELAELYKEKGIYSYNRTGFNKVAMIALFVGVFTALIGFWIPVLSFLYSLSWFTGFFMSFVLYYLLMKNNGTRKAQ